The sequence AGAGCTTGTGTCCGTTAGGTTTCCATTTCCTCTCACGGTGTGAAAAAAAAGCCCAGACTGTGGAGTTCCATCGTCGAGATGACGTCTCACATGGCACTGTGCAAACTCTGTGAgtacaaaacaagctgctgcaaAGTCACTCTCATAAAAAACACTAACTGGGAAAATCCGGTATCTTCTCGTCATTTCTCCTCTATTTATAAAGATAGCAGTAAAGGAAGGAAACTGGGACTTTGTGGTTACTTGGCAACCCCTTGGGGGATTTTTTTATGAGCCACAGTTTGACTTCATCGGCTGAGTTAACATCTTTTCTGTCACCATCAGTTCCTCTGGTTCTGGTAGCGGCTGTGGTGCTCACTGTGAATGGGATAATAGGAGATCCCCTGTTTGAATGCCTCCAAGACACAGACTACAGCGAGCTTCTTGACATCGTGAAGAAAGGTCTTCCTGCTACAAAGACGCCTCGACACGTAGCAATCGTCGGCGGGGGCATCGCTGGACTGACGGCTGCCAAGTTTCTAGAAGATGCTGGACATAAGGTAATTTACAGTcagggaaaaaatatttaaactacaCTCTCTCTGGGAGTAATTTTCTGAGTCATTACTGTTGGTGCTAAAAGTGCATATGCTTTTCAAACTGAGTGTCATGGCTGTGTGTCCCCTTGGACATCAAAGGTGACCATAATCGAGGCCAGTAATCGTATCGGAGGACGTGTGGAGACCTTCAGGAACAGAAGAGAGGGCTGGTATGCAGAACTGGGGGCCATGAGGATCCCAAGCTTTCATAAGTGAGTAAAGAGACGCACATGGCAAATAGACACCCCCTCATTTAATCAAGGAAAATATCCTGTTGGAAGTAAGAACTGAATGATGCCAGAAGAAATGTACTAGCCTGTAGAGTTTTCAGTACTTGTAAGATTTGAGCCTCTAAGTAACTAGGAAGAGTctaacaaaacactaaagatcTTCTAGCTAAATGGTTAAAATACCGTATATATTCACACAGGATAACTAATGTGCTTATGTCACAggattttgctttcttttgcgTCCAAATTACAAATACCTATGAACCGCTTCATCCAAGATGACATCAACACCTACTACTTGGTAAATGGAGAGCTACATAAAACCTATACAGTTGAAAACAACCCCAGCGTGCTGAACTACAGCTTGTCTGACAGGGAGAGGGGGAAAACGGCCGCTCAGCTCTTCAGCCAGGCGCTGTGGAAGGTTTGTTCATGTGCTGCTTTGTTGCACATGTCAGTGTGAATCTTGTCTTGTAAATATTGTGAttttcacacaggtgagagatGATGTGAAGGCAATCGGCTGTAGTGCCACATTGGATAAATATGACTCCTACACAGTGAAGGTAAAGGTTTAATTACCTTGACACTCGATGTCATACCGATCACAGCTGTAATCTGTTGGGGGGAAATGTCCTCACAGGAGTATCTGGTGAAGGAGGGCAATCTGAGCCGTGGAGCCCTGAGGATGATTGGGGACATCCTGAATGAAAACAGCCTCTTCTACACATCACTGATCGAGATGATGTACATGCAGACAGACATCAGTGACAACGTTGAGTAAGAAATATTCATATGTCACAGTGGGATGTTAAGAAGCCAGGGAAGAGGAACAGCAGCTAAGATATGCTTCTGATTCTGAGTGGTTGGTCTTCCATACCTTCTAGTGCCACCATTGTTAGACTGTACTCCAAAAGGGCAAAATAGTTGATTTAAACACTTTGTAGAGCTGAGGGAACAGATTCATGTGGCACTTCTCCTTTGTTTCGTCATTACTGTATATGTtatatggggcgatcgtggctcaagagttgggagtttgccttgtaattggaaggttgccggtttgagccccagctcggacagtctcggtcgttgtgtccttgggcaagacacttcacccgttgcctactggtggtggtcagagggcccggtggcgccagtgtccggcagcctcgcctctgtcagtgcgccccagggtggctgtggctacaatgtagctgccatcaccagtgtgtgaatgggtggatgtcTGGTTGTGTAaaacgctttggggtccttagggactaggaaagcgctatataaatacaggtgATTATATGTGTAATTTTTCTTATTACTTATAACACTgtgaccactgacaggtgaagtgaagaACACTGATTCTCTCCTCATCATGGCACCTATTAGTTGGTGAGATAAATTAAGGAGCAAgtaaacattttgtcctcaaagttgacgttagaagcaggaaaaccTAACGATAAAACAGCTGGGTCAGAGCATCTCCAAGCAA comes from Astatotilapia calliptera chromosome 14, fAstCal1.2, whole genome shotgun sequence and encodes:
- the il4i1 gene encoding L-amino-acid oxidase, which gives rise to MTSHMALCKLFPLVLVAAVVLTVNGIIGDPLFECLQDTDYSELLDIVKKGLPATKTPRHVAIVGGGIAGLTAAKFLEDAGHKVTIIEASNRIGGRVETFRNRREGWYAELGAMRIPSFHKILLSFASKLQIPMNRFIQDDINTYYLVNGELHKTYTVENNPSVLNYSLSDRERGKTAAQLFSQALWKVRDDVKAIGCSATLDKYDSYTVKEYLVKEGNLSRGALRMIGDILNENSLFYTSLIEMMYMQTDISDNVEYFEVTDGFEHLPRAFYQVLNATILLNSKVKLINQTGGRNVTITYQDQHNSLTNLTVDYTLVTATAKATLFIDFQPPLSGDKMEALRSVHYTSSTKVVLSFKERFWDKEGIRGGKSITDRPARFIYYPSHSFPGTSAGALLASYTCSDDSALFQGMNDGELMAVVLEDLVKIHGEYIRPLWTGGLVKKWGLDPYSLGAFVLFTPYQQGHYARELFQSEGRVHFAGEHTATPHGWIETSIKSALRAAKNVNSLTL